The window GCTTCGTATGTAACTTCAGTCTATTCGCAAGTATTTCATCATGAAGAGCATGATACAATGCGGCATACTTACTCGCATATCTCGTTCGATAGGAATGGTAGGGTAAATGAAACTCCATGCTTACTCCTCCGATCATTATAGTGAGAATTCGTTTTCCTGCAAATGAAGTAATCGATGATTATCTAGGACAATCTTCTGCAAAAAATGAGGCAACCTACGTTTGTTAGTTACCCTCAGAATTGATTTAGGGGGAACCTAGGTGCGCTATTTCTTGCAAAATGCTTGTTTCGCTCTCAAAAGGGAACGACGTTCCGCGTAATCGCCTCCACTCGAGGAAACAAAGCAATTAGCGCATCGACGTTCCCTCACAGCAAGAAATACGATATCACCATAAAATTGGTACATCTAAATATAACAAAATTGGATCTTTCTATTAATCCACTTTTCTATTATGCTATCTAAAATCTCATAAATATGACCTTACGACAAGGAGAACATGCCAAATGAATCTACAACCTCTTATTTTAGAAGGAGATCGAGTCGCCCTACTACCTATGCAAAAATCCCATATAACCGGCCTACTAGAAGCAGCAGCCGACCCTAACATATGGGCATATATGACGCCGCTTCTTAGTTCCGCAGATGTGGAGAAGTTTGTTCACCAAGCACTTGAAGAACAAAAGGCAGGACTGGGTATCCCTTACAGCGTCTACGACAAGCATACCGATGCTTTCGTAGGCAGCACACGTCTCTTCGATATCTCAGCCCAACATCGGAATCTAGAGATCGGTCATACCTGGTACAATTCCCAAGTATGGCGCACGCGCGTTAATACCGAATGTAAATATTTACTGCTGAACCACTGTTTCGAAACATTAAACCTTCTCCGTGTCCAACTAAAAACGGACCTACGGAACGAACGCTCTCAAACGGCTATTGCTCGATTAGGCGCCCAAAAAGAAGGTATTCTCCGTCAACATCGTATACTTCACGATGGTTATATACGTGACACGGTTATGTTTAGCATCCTCGATACCGAATGGCCCGAAGTTAAACAGCGATTAGAAGGTTTTTTAAATAAAGTTGGTGTGTAATTCCATCTCGAAAATAATCCGAAAATATTTATTTCGCGCAGTGACGTACACTTGTTAAAGTGGTATAATAACTGCAAAAAATGAATAGCTCATTGGAAGGAATGACCCACTCTTATGAATCCTCTGGCACGACAGTTAAACGAGACCCTGGAACGTGAAAATTCTCACGTGCATGACATGCTTTCTGCATTAGGTAGATCGATTTACTTCCCGAAAGAAGGCATTCTCAGCCAATCTGCTGAAGCAAAGGCCAAAGCCAAGAAATACAATGCTACTATCGGTATTGCTATCGAAAATGGTCAACCTATGCATCTGAAGGTCATTCAAGACACACTCTCCACCTACGCACCAAAAGATATATATGAATACGCACCACCTGCAGGTAAACCTGAACTTCGTACAGCGTGGCGCAAAAAAATGCTCGAGGAAAATCCCGAGATTGGCAATAAACTGATCGGTAATCCGATTGTTACAAATGCCTTAACCCACGGTCTTAGCATTGCCGCTGACCTTTTCGCAGATGTAGGCGACGCAGTAATTATACCGGATAAAAACTGGGAAAATTACGAGCTCACTTTCGAAATCCGCCGCGGCGCCCAAATCGTGAATTACCCGTTATATAACGAGCAGCAGAAATTTAATGCAGCTGGACTTCGTGAAGCTCTTTTTGCTCAAAAGTCCAAAGGCAAAGCGATCGTTGTCTTGAATTTCCCGAACAACCCGACAGGCTATACACCTGGGGCTGAAGAGGGGAAAGAAATTACTGCTGCCATCAAAGATGCTGCTGAAGCAGGCATCAACGTCATCGTACTTACGGACGACGCATACTTCGGTCTTTTCTTCGAGGGTTCTCTGCACGAGTCCTTATTCGGTCAATTGGCTGACATCCACCCGCGTGTGCTCGCTGTCAAAATCGACGGAGCCACCAAAGAAGAATACGTCTGGGGCTTCCGTGTAGGCTTCATTACGTATGCAGGCCAAAGCGAAGCACTTCTCAGCGCCTTGGAGCAGAAAACAATGGGGATCATCCGTGCGACCATTTCCAGCGGTCCTCATCCGTCTCAAACATTCGTGCTTCATGCGCTTAACTCTCCAGAGTTTGCACAACAGAAACAAGAGAAATACGAGATCATGAAAGGCCGCGCTAACCGCACCAAGTCCATACTGGACAGTGGAAAGTTCGATGATGCATGGGGCTACTACCCCTTCAATTCCGGTTACTTCATGTGCTTGAAGCTCAAAACTGTTGATGCCGAAGCCTTACGTGTACACTTGCTGAATCAGCATGGTGTAGGGACGATCGCCCTCGGATCTACTGACCTCCGCGTTGCTTTCTCCTGTATTGAAGAAGGCAGCCTCGAGGAACTATTCAACCTTATATATCAAAGCGTTAAAGAAATAGAAACCGTCTCTGCAAGCAAATAATGTGAACAAAAAAGAGCACTTCCTAACCTCAAGTTAGAGAGTGCTCTTTTTGTTCTTCTCTTTTCGTTCTATCACAATAGGAAAACAATCCTCTTAATTCGGCATTTTCGAACAGCCTTTTCGTGGTTTTTCAACTGAATTAGACACTCTACTAGATCACTCTTCATTTTTAATCATAGAATAATTATGAAGTTGAAAATTTGAAGGGGTGATAGATTTGCAATACTCAACATATGGCAGGCATACGGTTGTTGACGTTTGGGGGGTAGATTCCAGTTTTCTAGATAATGTTGATTTTTTACGGCTAATTATGGTGAATGCAGCTGAGAAGAGTGGTGCTACCGTGTTGTCAGTAATCCATAAAAAATTCGATCCAAGTGGCTGTTCAATCCTTGTTCTTCTATCTGAAAGTCATCTTTCCATTCACACATATCCGGAGGAAGGTTTTGCGGCAATAGATGGTTACACCTGCGGAACGAGAGTAGACCCTAAAATAGCAGTCGATTATTTAGTGGATATAATAAAACCCAAGAAAATGTATACAAAAACATTGATTCGAGGTTCTAATGAAATAGATGTCCTAGATTAATATAAAAAGCCTCTTTCGGATGAAGAGGCTTTTTGTGTCGAAGTCAGATGCGTAATGGTTGTTGATCATTCCCTAATGCCCCTATTGCCCCTTTTGCGCGTCTTTTTGCAACAATTCCGCTTTATCTGTCTGTTCCCAAGGAAACTCAACATCCGTGCGTCCAAAATGTCCATACGCTGCCGTGCTCTGATAGATTGGTCGACGTAGATTTAACATCTTAATAATACCTGCCGGACGAAGATCAAAGTGATTGCGAACTAACTGAATAAGCTTGTCATCTTCAATGATTCCCGTACCAAATGTTTCGATAGCTATACTAACAGGATGTGCTACTCCAATAGCATAAGCAATCTGAATTTCACACTTTTGAGCTAAACCTGCCGCAACAATGTTTTTTGCTACATAACGCGCGGCATAAGCAGCTGAACGGTCAACCTTGGTGGGATCTTTACCCGAAAATGCACCTCCGCCATGACGAGCATAGCCGCCATAAGTATCGGCAATAATTTTACGACCCGTTAATCCTGCATCTCCCTCTGGACCACCGATCACAAATCGACCCGTTGGATTAATAAAATATTTTGTTTTCTCATCTATCAAATCAGTTGGAATGACAGGCAAAATCACAAATTCATACATATCTTTTTTAATTTGCTCTAGGGACACTTCAGGATCATGTTGAGCTGAGATTACGATCGTATCGATACGGATGGGGCGATCGCCTTCATATTCTACGCTGACCTGTACCTTCCCGTCAGGACGTAGATAAGGTACTGTACCATTCTTGCGTACTTGAGCCAATTGATACGCCAGTTTATGGGATAGAGCTATTGGCATTGGCATCAATTCCTTGGTTTCACTACAAGCATATCCGAAAATCAACCCTTGATCACCGGCACCCGTTTCTTCCATATCTCCTTCATTCAATATGCCATCGCGGATTTCTAAGGCTTGGTTGACCCCCATTGCAATATCAGGAGATTGTTCATTGATGGCGATTAAGACTGCACATGAATTGGCATCGAAACCGAATTCAGCTCGTGTATATCCAATGTTACTAAGTGTTTTTCGAACAACTTTTTGATAATCAATAACCGCATTCGCTGTAATCTCGCCGGTTACAAGAACAAACCCCCGACCCACACAACATTCACAACCAACGCGTGCATACGGGTCTATCTCGTATATTGCATCTAGTATACCATCAGAAATTTGGTCACAAAGTTTATCAGGATGGCCTTCAGTCACCGATTCAGAAGTAAAGAGATGGTTTCTTTTTTTAATCGTCATATACATGACCTCCCAACTAATAATCCTCTTTTATAACTCCCCCCACCCTGCTATCTGTCTAACGCGGGATGTAATGTCGCTGATTCTTTGCACTTGCCGTCTTTCTAGTACCAATTCTTGTCCGATTGAGAGCGCTAACTTTTCAGCTTTTGCCCGCAAACTAGGATCATTTATACTTTCCATGTCCCATACATGTGATAGACCTATGATTCTACGAATCATTTTACAACCCGCATAGCCCGCAGCATCCTCAAGTATTTGGAGTAAGTAATGATCTACGTATCCCGGAATTACCGCCATTCTTTCTTTAGATTCCTTTTCCCATAAATCCCTAAATTCTTTTTCAAAATATGACCATATTTGTTCAATCATCGTAAGAAGATACGCTTGATAATCCATTCGTTCCTGCGAGTCCGGAGTGTGTCCTTCGTGGGAGGCAAAGCTAAGTAATAGATTTCCTATCACAGCGCCGATATCAAATCCAATAGGTCCATAAAAAGCAAATTCCGGATCAATCACCTTAGTATCCTCTTTCGTTACCATGATGCTGCCGGTATGAAGGTCCCCATGGATGAGTGCCTGGGCATGAGTAAGGAAACCTTCCTTTAATTTTGCGACCTCAAGTTTCAGTTGGTTATTCTCCCATATTTCAACCACCTTATCTGCTATCAATGGATTAAATTGATTAGTTTCTGAAGCGTAATAAGGATCTGTAAAAATGAGATTTTCGGATATCTTACACATTTCCGGATTTGAGAACTGAACCACTTTTTCTTTTTTCACTTGAGATGGTAATGCAAAATCGGACGTCAAATACAAAGTCCGTCCTAGAAAAGTGCCCATATGACATGCAAAATGAGGATAGCGTTCACGGGTAACCAATCCTTTACGCATATTCAGATAGTTCGACAAATCTTCCATCACAGTTAATGCCATCGTACTATCATAATGATAGACATTAGGCACACTACCTGGGCAAATAGAATGTTGAACAATCAATGCCTGACTTTCAAGTCGTGCCCGGTCGAGGGTCAATGGCCAAGATTCCCCAACCACCCGCGCATACGGAAGCGCCTGCTTCATTATGATGCTTTTTCCTGAACTTTTGTCTGTAATACGAAAGACGAGATTTAAATTTCCATCGCCAATCTCTTGGCAAACCAGCTGTGCATTTGTCATAAACATGTTTCTTAACTTTCGGGCGTAATTCAATGCTCTGTATTCATTAAGGGCTTGGTACTGAAGCATACTATCATTCCTCCTTTCTTCCTCAGTAGAAAAGTAATACTATTCTATTAATAATCGAAGAAAGAGAATTTGGTGTATGCAAAAAGCCAAAATAGTAAAACAGACTACATATTTAGGCCACTCTAAGAGAATTTATCGGTGGAACCGAAATGTTGGCAATAAAATGGACCTTCATTTAGCTATATTGATAATTGGAGAACCTAGCATAATAACACAAAAAAACCCTTAACTAGTAAGGGTTTCTTGCTTAAAATTGGGATGCGGTCGGAGGGATTTGAACCCTCACGCCTTGTGAGCGCCACCCCCTCAAGATGGTGTGTCTGCCGTTCCACCACGACCGCTTATGAAAATTAGAAAACTGGGGATCTAGGATTTGAACCTAGGCATGACGGAGTCAAAGTCCGTTGCCTTACCGCTTGGCTAATCCCCATTATTGAAGGGAAAAGGGCGACCGATGGGACTTGAACCCACGAATGCTGGATCCACAAACCAGTGCGTTAACCCCTTCGCCACGATCGCCACAGTAGGGATTTATTCCCTGAAGACTAGATACGAAACTTGCGTAAAGTAATCATGTGCATGGCTACGTTAGACGTAGGTGCTAGCTGCTTAGTCAGCTTTTTGGTTAAGCCCTCGACCGATTAGTATTCGTCAGCTGCATGCATTGCTGCACTTCCACCTCGAACCTATCAACCTCGTCGTCTACAAGGGGTCTTACATACTGGGAAATCTCATCTTGAGGGGGGCTTCGCGCTTAGATGCTTTCAGCGCTTATCCCCTCCGTACATAGCTACCCAGCGATGCCTCTGGCGAGACAACTGGTACACCAGCGGTACGTCCATCCCGGTCCTCTCGTACTAAGGACAGCTCCTCTCAAATTTCCTACGCCCGCGACAGATAGGGACCGAACTGTCTCACGACGTTCTGAACCCAGCTCGCGTACCGCTTTAATGGGCGAACAGCCCAACCCTTGGGACCTACTTCAGCCCCAGGATGCGATGAGCCGACATCGAGGTGCCAAACCTCCCCGTCGATGTGGACTCTTGGGGGAGATAAGCCTGTTATCCCCAGGGTAGCTTTTATCCGTTGAGCGATGGCCCTTCCATTCGGTACCACCGGATCACTAAGTCCGACTTTCGTCCCTGCTCGACTTGTAGGTCTCGCAGTCAAGCTCCCTTATGCCTTTGCACTCTGCGAATGATTTCCAACCATTCTGAGGGAACCTTTAAACGCCTCCGTTACATTTTAGGAGGCGACCGCCCCAGTCAAACTGCCCACCTGACACTGTCCCCATACCGGATCACGGTACCAGGTTAGAACTCCGATACGATCAGGGTGGTATCCCAACGATGCCTCCACCCAAGCTGGCGCTCAGGCTTCAAAGGCTCCCACCTATCCTGTACAGATCGTACCAAAGTCCAATATCAAGCTGCAGTAAAGCTCCATGGGGTCTTTCCGTCTTGTCGCGGGTAACCTGCATCTTCACAGGTATTAAAATTTCACCGGATCTCTCGTTGAGACAGCGCCCAAGTCGTTACGCCATTCGTGCGGGTCAGAATTTACCTGACAAGGAATTTCGCTACCTTAGGACCGTTATAGTTACGGCCGCCGTTTACTGGGGCTTCAATTCATAGCTTCGGGCTTGCGCCCTAACCACTCCTCTTAACCTTCCAGCACCGGGCAGGCGTCAGCCCGTATACTTCGCCTTGCGGCTTCGCACAGACCTGTGTTTTTGCTAAACAGTCGCTTGGGCCTTTTCACTGCGGCCCCCTCGGGCTATTCACCCTACCGAGGCACCCCTTCTCCCGAAGTTACGGGGTCATTTTGCCGAGTTCCTTAACGAGAGTTCTTCCGCGCGCCTTAGAATTCTCTTCTCACCCACCTGTGTCGGTTTGCGGTACGGGCACCTTCGCCTGGCTAGAAGCTTTTCTTGGCAGTGTGAACTCATGACCTTCGGTACTTAAATTTCCCTCCCCATCACAGCCCAGCCTTAACGATGTGCGGATTTGCCTACACATCAGCCTCACTGCTTGGACGAGCATCCATCAGCTCGCGTCACTATCCTTCTGCGTCACTCCATTGCTCATAACGGCTACGGTGGTACAGGAATTTCCACCTGTTGTCCATCGACTACGCCTTTCGGCCTCGCCTTAGGTCCCGACTTACCCTGAGCGGACGAGCCTTCCTCAGGAACCCTTAGGTTTTCGGCGGATCAGATTCTCACTGATCTTTTCGTTACTTATACCGGCATTCTCACTTGTATGCGCTCCACCTGTCCTTACGGTCAGAATTCTACGTACATACAACGCTCCCCTACCCATGCACTAAAGTGCAAGCCATAGCTTCGGTGGCGTGTTTAGCCCCGTTACATTTTCGGCGCAGAGTCACTCGACCAGTGAGCTATTACGCACTCTTTCAATGGTGGCTGCTTCTAAGCCAACATCCTGGTTGTCTGTGCAACTCCACATCCTTTCCCACTTAACACACACTTGGGGACCTTAGCTGATGGTCTGGGCTGTTTCCCTTTTGACAATGGATCTTAGCACTCACTGTCTGACTCCCGGATTTAAGTTTGTGGCATTCAGAGTTTGACTGGACTTAGTAACCCTTGGCGGGCCCCGCACCCAATCAGTGCTTTACCTCCACAACTCAACATCCGAGGCTAGCCCTAAAGCTATTTCGGGGAGAACCAGCTATCTCCGAGTTCGATTGGAATTTCTCCGCTACCCCCACCTCATCCCCGCATTTTTCAACATGCGTGGGTTCGGGCCTCCAGTGAGTGTTACCTCACCTTCACCCTGGACAGGGGTAGATCACACGGTTTCGGGTCTACGTCCACGTACTAAAGCGCCCTATTCAGACTCGCTTTCGCTGCGGCTCCGCCTCTTCAGCTTAACCTCGCACGGGAACGTAACTCGCCGGTTCATTCTACAAAAGGCACGCCATCACCCATATAGAGGGCTCTGACTTCTTGTAAGCACACGGTTTCAGGTTCTTTTTCACTCCGCTTCCGCGGTGCTTTTCACCTTTCCCTCACGGTACTGCTTCACTATCGGTCACTAGGGAGTATTTAGCCTTGGCAGATGGTCCTGCCGGATTCCGACGGGGTTTCACGTGACCCGCCGTACTCAGGATACCTCTAGGGGTTTCGTTCGATTTTGGCTACGGGGCTTTTACCCTCTATGCCGGACCTTTCCAGATCACTTCGCCTACCGAACTAACCCCACAACGAGGTCCTACAACCCCAAGGAGCAAGCTCCTTGGTTTGGGCTATTCCGCTTTCGCTCGCCGCTACTGACGGAATCACTTTTGTTTTCTTTTCCTCCAGGTACTTAGATGTTTCAGTTCCCTGGGTATGCCTCTACTATTGCTATGTATTCACAATAGAGTAACTGCGCATTACCACAGCTGGGTTCCCCCATTCGGACATCCCCGGATCAAAGCCTGCTTACGGCTCCCCGAGGCATTTCGTCGTTCGCCACGTCCTTCTTCGGCTCCTAGTGCCTAGGCATCCTCCGTGTGCTCTTTCTAGCTTAACCATTTATAGGGACCTTTAGCGTTAGCTAAAGTCTCTCCTAAGCTGAAAAAACTTTAAAGATTTTTGCAAGATTCGTTAGAATCAAGCAACCTAAGTTCTTACTTTACGTTTTGTTTCGTTATCTAGTTTTCAAGGAACAACTGTAATGCTTTTGAAAGATTGCTCTTTCAAAACTGAACACGAGTGAGTAAGCGATTTGTATCCTATACTGAGAGACTTTGATCTACGATCAAAGATCCCTATATTAGATACTTGACTGGATCTATCAGATCCGAGTCTCCATAGAAAGGAGGTGATCCAGCCGCACCTTCCGATACGGCTACCTTGTTACGACTTCACCCCAATCATCTACCCCACCTTCGGCGGCTGGCTCCCTTGCGGGTTACCCCACCGACTTCGGGTGTTGTAAACTCTCGTGGTGTGACGGGCGGTGTGTACAAGACCCGGGAACGTATTCACCGCGGCATGCTGATCCGCGATTACTAGCAATTCCGACTTCATGCAGGCGAGTTGCAGCCTGCAATCCGAACTGAGATCGGCTTATAAGGATTGGCTCCACCTCGCGGCTTCGCTTCCCGTTGTACCGACCATTGTAGTACGTGTGTAGCCCAGGTCATAAGGGGCATGATGATTTGACGTCATCCCCACCTTCCTCCGGTTTGTCACCGGCAGTCATCTTAGAGTGCCCACCCAAAGTGCTGGCAACTAAGATCAAGGGTTGCGCTCGTTGCGGGACTTAACCCAACATCTCACGACACGAGCTGACGACAACCATGCACCACCTGTCTCCAATGCTCCGAAGAGGGCACCTATCTCTAGGTGTTACATCGGGATGTCAAGACCTGGTAAGGTTCTTCGCGTTGCTTCGAATTAAACCACATACTCCACTGCTTGTGCGGGTCCCCGTCAATTCCTTTGAGTTTCACTCTTGCGAGCGTACTCCCCAGGCGGCATACTTACTGTGTTAACTTCGGCACCGAGGAATCGAATCCCCAACACCTAGTATGCATCGTTTACGGCGTGGACTACCAGGGTATCTAATCCTGTTTGCTCCCCACGCTTTCGCGCCTCAGCGTCAGTTATAGGCCAGAAAGTCGCCTTCGCCACTGGTGTTCCTCCACATCTCTACGCATTTCACCGCTACACGTGGAATTCCACTTTCCTCTCCTACACTCAAGTCAACCAGTTTTGGATGCGAACCGGGGTTGAGCCCCGGGCTTAAACACCCAACTTAATTGACCGCCTGCGCGCGCTTTACGCCCAATAATTCCGGACAACGCTTGCCCCCTACGTATTACCGCGGCTGCTGGCACGTAGTTAGCCGGGGCTTTCTTCTCCTATACCGTCACACAAAGAGCAGTTACTCTCCTTGCTGTTCGTCTAGGGCAACAGAGCTTTACGATCCGAAAACCTTCATCACTCACGCGGCGTTGCTCCGTCAGACTTGCGTCCATTGCGGAAGATTCCCTACTGCTGCCTCCCGTAGGAGTCTGGGCCGTGTCTCAGTCCCAGTGTGGCCGTTCACCCTCTCAGGTCGGCTACGCATCGTCGCCTTGGTAGGCCGTTACCCTACCAACTAGCTAATGCGCCGCAGGCCCATCTATAAGCCACAGATTGCTCCGTGTTTCATAATTCTCTCATGCGAGAAAACCAGTTATCCGGTCTTAGCTATCGTTTCCGATAGTTATCCCGATCTTATAGGCAGGTTACCTACGTGTTACTCACCCGTCCGCCGCTAACTTATCCCGAAGGATAAGTCCGCTCGACTTGCATGTATTAGGCACGCCGCCAGCGTTCGTCCTGAGCCAGGATCAAACTCTCCATAATAGAAAAGCTGAAATGCTCATTGACTTGCTAGCGAGATTTTACAATCTCTTTTTTGAACGATTTCTCGTTCGTGCTTACTCACTCGTTGTTCAGTTTTCAAAGATCAATTTCTTTCGTTCTTCCGCCCTACTCTCTCGGCCGGATTTATAATATAGCATAGTCGCCTAACCAAATGCAAGCTTTTTTTACTTTTTTCGATAAAAAATTCAGCTCCATTTTGGCCGGAAAATGAATATATCATGCTGAGATCAATCATGCAACCGCCTATTTTTACCAACTTCAAGTTCTTACACGATCCAACATCGTTTCAACAAGCTCTTGCTCAAAATGCTCTTTAAGCGAATCGTTGCTTTGACTAATAGAAAGTTGTATCTCTTTAAATTCTCCAACCAAATTTTGAATGTCTGTCAGTTTCCCCTCTTGGGCCAATCGTCCTGTAAGCTCAATCACATGATAAGCAATTGCTTGATACGCATCGGCAAAGCTTTGGTCAACATCAGCAGCAGCCCGATAATCTGCATAATATCGTTTAAACGTTTGAATGAGTGTTTCGTCCATCTGTCAACTCTCTCCTTTCAAGATAGGAGTCAGTTTGCCTCCAGGAAAGGAAAAATATGCAGCATATAAAAGCAAAAGCTCCCGCTGTCTGGCAGCAAGGAGCTTTTCGCATGATTCATGCCTTTTTCATTTTTTCTGTAGGGGAAAATTATTTGACTTCAATTGAAGTAATAACTTGATTATATCCTTTTAACTGAACCGGATGATTTTGCACTAGTTGAGTACGGTCGCCAGTTATTACTACATTCGGAGATACGTTGTAGATTGTTGCTGTGTTATTTTGCGTTAATGAAACTGTTGCGATCTTACCTTGTGCGTCTGGTGTCGAATAGTTAAATAGGCCAATTACATCAATTGCTTGATTATCTTGAGCCAACTTCGTCACTTGTATAGTAACTTGGTTACCGGAAGTTGTGATATTGACTACATCGCCAACTTGAAGCAAGGCAGCAGGTACCTGTACACCACCACGATAAATAACTACATTAGAGCTAATTGTGTATGGAGTTGTTGTTCCTGCTGAATTCGTCAAAGTCAACACATTATTGTTGTTGTAAACTGCAGCACTAATCGTCCCGCTTGTGACGTTATTTTGTTGAGCCATTTTCGTTACTTCAATATAATTAACAATATTATTAAAACCATCAACTTTAATTTCATCGCCTACTTGCAGTTGAGCAGGGCTTACTTGTACACCACCACGTAGTATGAATACATTTGGGTGAAGGGTGTACGGAGTTGATACGCCATTTTTAGTAAGCGTAAGAACGTTATTAGCAACTACGGCGTTCACAGTTCCAGTGCTGATGCTTTGATCTTCGTCAGGCAGTTGGTTGCCTGCACGATCCAATAAAGCAGCCAATTGAGCGCGTGTTACGTTTTGAGTTGGTTTAAATGTGTTATCCTCAAACCCGTCAATCAGACCTTTTTCGATCGCTACAGCTACATAACCTACAGAACCGGCCGGGATTTTGTTTGCATCTTTAAATTGAAGTGTTGTATTCATTTTCGCTTTTGCTTCAGCTTCCAATTTCAAAGATTTGACCAAGAGTGTAGTCGCCCACAGACGATCTGCAGGTTGATTCGGTTTAACGGAATCTTCACTTTCAGAGAACAAATCATTTTCAAGAGCTACAGCTACATAACCTACAGCCCATGCAGGAATTTGATTCGCATCTTTAAAGTTCAGCTTCGTTTGCATTTCAGCAGCAGATTCTGCTTGTTCACGTAATCCCATATTACGAACGGCTGCTACAATTGCTTGAATGCGCGGAACCGCAATGTCAGGCTTAAATGATCCATCTTCAAATCCTTCAAATACGCGTTTGGAAGATAAACTTGCTATGTAACGCAATGCCCATTTCGCGCCTTCCATATCGTTGAAGTTCAGATTAATGTTGATGTTCGTATTAACTTTATTATGGTTGTTGCTTTTGTTTTCATATTTAAAATCTTTCTTATCATCACGGTCATGATCATTGCCTTTAGCGAACGCTGCAGCTCCGCCCCCCATTACCATTGTAAGTACAAGACCTGTTGCTACTGCTTTTTTCATTAAGTTCTTCTTCATTGTCAAATTCTCTCTCCCTTATTCATATGATGGAGCCTTCGCGAAGGGTTCCTGTGTTATGCTACAAGAATTCGCCCATCCGATTATCTTTTTGGGGGTGTACATCAAAATCTTTTATATCATCTTAATTTCTGAGTCTATTAAATCCACTATCAAACTGCTAAACTTAAGCCATATCAGACTATCGCAAAAGGAGTTTACACATGCGTCTACGGAATCCTCGAGTTCAACTTATTATCGCTTTAGCCGTTCTGCTTATTGTTTTGTCCGCAATTTCGTATAGCAAGGTTTGGCTTAAACAAGGGAATATCGAGCCAGAAGCTGTTTCTGAGCCAGCCATCACGCATCCAGACACTCCAATCGTAAGCGTTGCCCCCACAGCACCTGTTGTCGCAACAAATAATGAGAGCGTTAATACGTATCCTACTGAACACATCGATGTCGTTGTAATCGGCAGTGAGCTTGAAGGTCTTTACCTTGCCAGAGCTGCAGCAGATGAAGGCTTGAAGGTTAAAGTATTGGATCCTCATAAAGCTTTTGGAGGTCAGATTCTCCAAAGTCAAATGCTCTTTCTCGATGAAACCCGCGACGATCAAGGACATTTACTTGTACAAGGCCGTGCCAAAGAATTATTCGACGGTTTCAGAAATGCCAAAATTCGTAAGCTTCCTGAGTTCTCTACATATATGAATAAACTAATTAGAGATATTCCTTTGGAATCTGGCATTGTCATTAA is drawn from Paenibacillus sp. V4I7 and contains these coding sequences:
- a CDS encoding S-layer homology domain-containing protein; the encoded protein is MKKNLMKKAVATGLVLTMVMGGGAAAFAKGNDHDRDDKKDFKYENKSNNHNKVNTNININLNFNDMEGAKWALRYIASLSSKRVFEGFEDGSFKPDIAVPRIQAIVAAVRNMGLREQAESAAEMQTKLNFKDANQIPAWAVGYVAVALENDLFSESEDSVKPNQPADRLWATTLLVKSLKLEAEAKAKMNTTLQFKDANKIPAGSVGYVAVAIEKGLIDGFEDNTFKPTQNVTRAQLAALLDRAGNQLPDEDQSISTGTVNAVVANNVLTLTKNGVSTPYTLHPNVFILRGGVQVSPAQLQVGDEIKVDGFNNIVNYIEVTKMAQQNNVTSGTISAAVYNNNNVLTLTNSAGTTTPYTISSNVVIYRGGVQVPAALLQVGDVVNITTSGNQVTIQVTKLAQDNQAIDVIGLFNYSTPDAQGKIATVSLTQNNTATIYNVSPNVVITGDRTQLVQNHPVQLKGYNQVITSIEVK